Proteins from a single region of Juglans microcarpa x Juglans regia isolate MS1-56 chromosome 5S, Jm3101_v1.0, whole genome shotgun sequence:
- the LOC121267179 gene encoding uncharacterized protein LOC121267179 translates to MRRVLLAPLPSGWKGLCEKFPKCQENAHIFQCPPQELTSIMSPSPFAQWGLDHIGPFPEGKGEVKFVIVAVDYFTKWVEVEALATVTAQAIMRFLWRSIVYQFGIPQSLTSNNGRQFDCSHYQEWCA, encoded by the coding sequence ATGCGCAGGGTACTACTAGCCCCACTCCCTTCGGGATGGAAAGGACTTTGTGAAAAATTCCCCAAGTGCCAAGAAAATGCGCACATCTTCCAGTGCCCACCGCAAGAGCTGACATCCATCATGTCCCCTTCGCCCTTCGCACAATGGGGGCTTGACCACATCGGCCCGTTTCCTGAGGGCAAGGGAGAAGTGAAGTTTGTAATAGTAGCGGTCGACTACTTCACAAAGTGGGTGGAAGTAGAAGCACTGGCAACCGTCACGGCTCAGGCCATCATGAGGTTCCTCTGGAGGTCCATAGTCTATCAATTCGGCATTCCTCAAAGCCTCACATCAAACAATGGCAGGCAGTTCGACTGCTCGCACTACCAGGAGTGGTGTGCCTAG